The proteins below are encoded in one region of Rana temporaria chromosome 2, aRanTem1.1, whole genome shotgun sequence:
- the SMPD1 gene encoding sphingomyelin phosphodiesterase — MSPMLGLVAVLLLFSPPGGSGVPLSAHTPPISLEYSWQNVTCTTCKALFTALDISLQLESNMDLVASLAVRVCDTLHLAEPSVCKQAVQLFKKEMIMSWVLSVLRPSEVCGLLLGTDCGHWDIGLDWNITLPAVPKPPVQPPIPPAPGSPVSRVLFLTDVHWDHGYSPGGPITCKEPLCCRNHPSGGHGSAGYWGEYSKCDLPLHTIESLLRHVSSSGPYDRVYLTGDIPAHNIWEQTRGEQLDALRTITGLIKKYLGPVPVYSAVGNHESAPVNSFPPPSVHGNLSSSWLYQAMAEEWKEWLSPEALETLSTVGYYTVRIGPNLRLVSLNMNYCASENFWLLINFTDPAGQLQWLVGILQEAEDNHEKVHIIGHIPPGLCLKSWSWNYYRIVNRYESTIAAQFFGHTHLDEFEIFYDEETLSRPLSVAYIAPSVTTFIDLNPGYRVYQIDGEYPNSSHVVLDHETYILNLTEANKQKEEPRWTFLYSALNTYGMKSAYPSDWDNLLQRFLQDEKLFQTFWFLHHKGHVEEVCEPMCKRTVICILRTGRSSDPQLCKGLGLDGKPNWKRKSLC; from the exons CTGGAGAGTAACATGGATCTGGTGGCATCGCTGGCGGTGAGGGTGTGCGACACTCTGCACCTGGCGGAGCCCAGCGTCTGCAAGCAGGCAGTGCAGCTCTTCAAGAAGGAAATGATCATGTCCTGGGTCCTCTCGGTGTTGCGCCCCTCTGAGGTCTGCGGTCTGCTCCTGGGCACTGACTGCGGCCACTGGGATATAGGCTTGGACTGGAATATTACTCTGCCCGCTGTGCCCAAACCCCCCGTACAGCCTCCCATCCCACCAGCTCCGGGGTCTCCAGTATCTCGGGTTCTCTTCCTGACGGATGTCCATTGGGATCACGGCTACTCCCCGGGGGGTCCGATTACCTGCAAGGAACCCCTGTGCTGCAGGAACCACCCATCAGGAGGACACGGGTCGGCTGGGTACTGGGGGGAATACAGCAAGTGCGACCTTCCCCTGCACACCATCGAGTCTCTTCTACGTCATGTTTCCAGCAGTGGCCCCTATGACCGGGTCTACCTGACAGGAGACATTCCGGCCCACAACATATGGGAGCAGACCCGGGGGGAACAGCTGGATGCCCTCAGAACCATTACTGGGCTCATCAAGAAATACCTGGGCCCAGTGCCTGTCTATTCTGCCGTGGGCAACCATGAGAGTGCGCCTGTCAACagcttccctcccccctctgtgcATGGAAACCTCTCCTCTAGCTGGCTGTACCAGGCCATGGCCGAGGAGTGGAAGGAATGGCTTTCCCCCGAAGCTCTGGAGACCCTCAG TACGGTTGGTTATTACACAGTGAGGATCGGTCCCAACCTGCGACTGGTGTCCCTGAACATGAACTACTGTGCCAGCGAGAATTTCTGGCTCCTCATCAATTTCACTGACCCCGCCGGGCAGCTGCAGTGGCTGGTGGGAATTCTACAGGAGGCCGAGGACAACCATGAAAAG GTTCATATTATTGGACACATCCCACCCGGCCTGTGCCTGAAGAGCTGGAGCTGGAACTATTACCGGATTGTCAACAG ATACGAGAGCACCATTGCTGCCCAGTTCTTTGGACACACCCACCTGGATGAGTTTGAGATATTTTACGATGAAGAGACCCTCAGCCGCCCACTCTCTGTGGCCTACATCGCACCCAGCGTCACCACCTTCATTGACCTGAACCCAG GTTACCGTGTGTACCAGATTGATGGTGAATACCCCAACAGCTCCCACGTTGTATTAGACCACGAGACCTACATCCTCAACCTGACCGAAGCCAACAAACAAAAGGAGGAGCCACGGTGGACTTTCTTGTACAGCGCCCTCAACACGTACGGGATGAAGTCGGCCTACCCATCGGACTGGGACAACCTGCTACAGAGATTCCTACAGGATGAAAAGCTTTTCCAGACCTTCTGGTTCCTCCATCACAAGGGTCACGTGGAAGAGGTATGTGAGCCAATGTGTAAGAGGACGGTCATCTGTATCCTTCGTACTGGAAGGTCCAGTGATCCCCAACTGTGCAAAGGTCTGGGACTTGACGGGAAACCCAACTGGAAGCGGAAATCTCTTTGCTGA